Proteins co-encoded in one Candidatus Saccharibacteria bacterium genomic window:
- a CDS encoding DNA polymerase III subunit alpha → MADSNKEANGVMQKARQAPGFVDFVHLHNHTHYSLLDGLQKIPGLIDRVEAMGQQAVAITDHGTLSGAIEFYKSCTERGIKPIIGIETYVAPRSYKDKNSAEDRNPFHLILLAKNNIGYQNLMKLSTIANLDGFYYKPRIDHELLEKYHEGLICLSGCIGGEVGTYILNDEYDRAVETAKLYKQIMGSDNYYLEMQPHTEWEPQQKVNTALRQISKELNIPLVVTGDAHYTLADDHYPHDILLCVQTGSTVEDPNRMKLEQDLSVNDGESFMAKFKDTPEAIYNTVKIAKMCNISIEMGKILIPKFDVPEGETEKSYLRKLVFRGAANRYTDTPKEDLPGLSEGQVKAKLPAEVLERIDFELGVIGDMGYEGYMLIVADLINWSKNQGIVCGPGRGSAAGSIIAYVTNITELDPLKYDLLFERFLNPDRISMPDIDMDYADDRREEVIQYATEKYGQERVAQIITFGIMAARNAVRDTGRVLGMPYGEVDAIAKLIPAPIQGRHIPLAKSIVDNAELKKEYDSNPRAKELIDVAVRLEGTIRNAGTHAAGVVIAPENLVEYVPLTRASKGGVATQYTMFPIEDLGLLKFDFLGLSNLTIIKNALRIIRKVYDKEIDVTEIPVDDPKTFELLSSGDTTGVFQLESAGMKRYLKELKPTVFEDIIAMVALYRPGPMQWIDDFINRKHNPELVQFDHPKMENALSNTYGVIVYQEQVMQLAKDLSGFTGGQADTLRKGIGKKIPEVLAKMKKDFIEGAIKTSNVDRQFVEKLWRSLEDFAAYCFNKCHSACYALIAVQTAWLKAHYPVAFMAALLTSDHENLDRIAIEVAECRKMGIEVLPPDVNESFSEFAVVPESENIRFGLGAVKNVGLGPVEKILEARSKDGKFKSLEDFCQRVDATVINKKVMESLIKCGAFDSMGDRDTMLHNVDKIITYAARAQKNALSGQIDIFGALNMHEEVPPLHLDTPTEKADSRQHLMWERELLGLYLSSHPLDDYKNYLLTKTASMAEFTKNDDGKVVTVGGIITSLRKIFTRNNDPMAFLQLETLAGDVEVIVFPRTFEKAQALLVPDNVVEITGKINARGRDGKSTEELKVMADKFKLIDHEIAKKIPAPAEKPEEIEKAKTSPQYGSVEIRLRSSSDTEQLLKIKGIIDKFPGTTPVVLYFENSQQKLKLNQGIDALGDFFTELYKVVESENVVPIEKQAAVAS, encoded by the coding sequence ATGGCGGATAGCAACAAAGAGGCCAATGGAGTTATGCAAAAGGCTCGGCAAGCACCGGGCTTTGTGGATTTTGTGCACTTGCACAACCACACCCACTACAGTTTGCTCGACGGCCTACAGAAGATACCAGGTTTAATAGACAGGGTAGAGGCCATGGGGCAGCAAGCGGTAGCCATCACCGACCACGGCACGCTGTCGGGCGCAATTGAGTTTTACAAGTCCTGCACGGAGCGCGGCATAAAACCAATCATTGGTATCGAAACCTATGTTGCTCCGCGCAGCTATAAGGACAAAAATAGTGCCGAAGATCGCAACCCTTTTCACCTAATTTTGTTAGCCAAAAATAACATCGGCTACCAAAACCTAATGAAGTTAAGTACCATTGCCAACTTAGATGGGTTTTACTATAAGCCACGCATCGACCACGAGCTCCTAGAAAAATATCATGAGGGGCTAATTTGTCTTTCTGGCTGCATTGGTGGTGAGGTCGGCACTTATATATTGAATGATGAATATGATCGAGCTGTAGAAACAGCCAAGCTGTACAAGCAGATTATGGGGTCAGATAATTATTACCTCGAAATGCAACCGCACACAGAGTGGGAGCCACAACAAAAGGTCAACACGGCATTGCGCCAGATTTCCAAGGAGCTCAATATACCACTAGTGGTAACCGGCGACGCCCACTATACGCTTGCCGACGATCACTATCCGCATGACATTTTACTGTGTGTGCAAACTGGCAGCACCGTCGAGGATCCCAATCGCATGAAGCTCGAGCAAGATCTAAGTGTTAATGACGGCGAATCTTTTATGGCCAAGTTTAAAGATACCCCCGAGGCTATTTATAACACTGTCAAGATTGCCAAAATGTGTAATATAAGCATAGAAATGGGCAAGATCTTGATACCAAAATTCGATGTACCTGAGGGCGAGACCGAAAAAAGTTACTTACGCAAACTGGTATTTAGAGGCGCCGCCAATCGCTATACCGATACTCCCAAGGAAGATTTACCCGGCTTAAGTGAGGGGCAGGTAAAGGCCAAGCTGCCGGCTGAAGTTTTAGAAAGAATCGATTTTGAATTAGGTGTAATTGGCGACATGGGCTACGAAGGCTACATGCTAATCGTGGCAGATCTTATAAACTGGAGTAAAAATCAGGGTATTGTGTGCGGACCTGGACGCGGATCAGCCGCCGGTAGCATAATTGCCTATGTTACTAACATTACTGAGTTAGACCCACTTAAATACGATCTATTGTTTGAGCGGTTCTTAAACCCCGACCGCATTAGTATGCCCGATATCGATATGGACTACGCCGATGACCGGCGTGAGGAGGTGATTCAATATGCCACCGAAAAATACGGTCAAGAGAGGGTGGCTCAGATTATTACCTTTGGAATCATGGCAGCTCGTAACGCTGTGCGCGATACTGGCCGGGTTTTAGGCATGCCCTATGGCGAAGTCGATGCTATTGCCAAGTTAATACCGGCACCCATACAAGGCCGACATATTCCGCTGGCCAAATCAATTGTCGACAATGCCGAGCTTAAGAAAGAATACGACTCGAATCCCAGAGCCAAGGAGTTGATAGATGTGGCGGTTCGGCTCGAGGGCACAATCCGCAATGCTGGCACCCATGCCGCCGGCGTAGTGATCGCCCCCGAGAACCTGGTGGAATACGTGCCACTAACTAGAGCCAGTAAGGGCGGTGTGGCCACCCAATACACCATGTTTCCGATCGAAGACCTGGGCTTGTTAAAGTTTGATTTCTTGGGCTTAAGCAACTTAACTATCATCAAAAATGCTCTGCGCATAATTCGCAAGGTTTACGACAAAGAAATCGATGTTACCGAGATCCCGGTCGATGACCCCAAAACCTTTGAATTATTAAGTAGTGGTGATACCACCGGCGTATTTCAACTTGAGTCGGCAGGCATGAAGCGCTACTTAAAAGAACTTAAACCGACTGTGTTTGAAGACATTATTGCTATGGTGGCGCTGTATCGCCCTGGGCCCATGCAATGGATCGATGATTTTATTAACCGCAAACACAACCCAGAGCTGGTACAGTTCGATCACCCTAAAATGGAAAACGCCCTTTCTAACACCTATGGCGTGATTGTGTATCAAGAACAGGTTATGCAGCTAGCCAAGGATCTCTCGGGCTTTACCGGTGGTCAGGCCGACACTCTGCGTAAGGGTATTGGTAAAAAGATTCCAGAGGTTTTGGCCAAGATGAAAAAAGACTTTATTGAGGGTGCCATTAAAACTAGCAATGTCGATAGGCAATTCGTGGAAAAGCTCTGGAGGAGCCTCGAAGACTTTGCGGCCTATTGTTTTAACAAGTGTCACTCGGCCTGCTATGCGCTGATTGCTGTTCAAACCGCCTGGCTCAAAGCCCATTACCCGGTGGCCTTTATGGCGGCGCTGCTAACTAGTGATCACGAAAACTTAGATCGTATAGCTATCGAGGTGGCCGAGTGCCGCAAGATGGGAATCGAGGTATTGCCGCCCGATGTCAATGAATCATTCTCAGAGTTTGCGGTGGTGCCAGAGAGTGAGAACATTCGTTTTGGACTGGGTGCGGTTAAGAACGTGGGACTGGGCCCGGTCGAAAAGATACTCGAGGCTAGAAGCAAAGATGGCAAGTTCAAAAGCCTAGAAGATTTTTGCCAGCGCGTTGATGCCACAGTTATTAACAAAAAAGTTATGGAGTCGCTCATTAAGTGCGGGGCCTTTGACTCTATGGGTGATCGCGACACTATGCTGCATAATGTCGACAAGATTATCACTTACGCAGCTCGGGCTCAAAAAAACGCCTTAAGTGGCCAGATCGATATATTTGGCGCCCTAAATATGCACGAAGAGGTGCCGCCGTTGCATTTGGACACACCTACCGAGAAGGCCGATTCGCGCCAGCACCTTATGTGGGAGAGAGAATTGCTAGGTCTTTACCTTAGTTCGCATCCGCTCGATGATTACAAAAACTATCTACTAACCAAAACAGCCAGCATGGCCGAGTTTACAAAGAATGACGACGGCAAGGTTGTAACGGTTGGCGGCATTATTACTAGTTTACGGAAAATATTTACCCGCAATAACGACCCCATGGCTTTTTTGCAGTTAGAAACATTGGCGGGTGATGTTGAGGTGATTGTGTTTCCAAGAACTTTCGAAAAAGCCCAGGCCCTGCTAGTACCCGACAATGTAGTTGAGATTACTGGCAAGATCAATGCTCGAGGTCGTGACGGCAAGAGCACCGAGGAGCTCAAGGTTATGGCCGACAAGTTTAAGTTGATAGATCACGAGATTGCCAAAAAAATCCCAGCTCCGGCCGAAAAGCCAGAGGAGATCGAGAAGGCCAAAACCTCGCCCCAGTATGGTAGTGTCGAGATCCGGCTGCGCTCCAGCTCCGACACTGAGCAGCTACTTAAGATTAAGGGCATTATTGATAAATTCCCCGGTACCACACCGGTTGTGTTGTACTTCGAAAATAGCCAGCAAAAGCTCAAACTCAATCAAGGTATAGATGCCCTGGGAGACTTTTTTACCGAACTTTATAAGGTTGTAGAATCTGAGAACGTAGTGCCGATCGAAAAGCAGGCGGCTGTAGCTTCGTAA